The Neorhizobium sp. NCHU2750 genome contains the following window.
TTCGCGGACCAGCCGATCGTGGAAGAATCTCTTCTGACCGGCGAACTTGAGCCGACCAACGAATGGTATGCTATCGCCAAGATCGCTGGCATCAAGCTCTGCCAAGCTTATCGCAAGCAACATGGTAATGATTTCATTTCGGCCATGCCAACCAATCTCTACGGGCCAGGTGACAATTTTGACTTGAAATCAAGCCATGTCATGCCGGCTTTAATTCGTAAGGCACATGACGCGAAAATGTCTGGTGCAGAGAGCGTCACAGTCTGGGGGACAGGCACGCCACGCCGTGAGTTCCTGCATGTCGATGATTGCGCTGAGGCCTGTGTCCACTTGATGAAAGTCTATTCCGACTTCTCGCACGTCAATGTCGGCTCGGGCTCAGATGTGACCATCCTTGAACTGACCGAGATGGTATGCCGCGCCGTCGGCTTTGCCGGCAAGATCGTTCACGATCTTTCAAAACCGGACGGTACGCCAAGAAAGTTGATGAGCGGGGCAAAGTTGCAGGGCCTCGGCTGGACGCCGAAAATAGCCCTCGAGGATGGTATCGCAGCAACTTACCAGGCCTTTGTTGATGGCAACTTCGCCGAGCGCCAACACGTGAGTGCTGCCTGATGAGCAACGCGGTCGCCGGATCACTTACAACAAGCGTGATTTCGAAGGACGGGAAAACGCGACGGAATGATCGTAAGATAGTTGTCTACGGTATGAATTATGCCCCGGAAATAGCCGGTGTCGGTAAATATACGGGCGAAATTGGTGCCCACCTTGCCGCTGAAGGCTGTGATGTAACGGTCGTTACAACGCCACCTCATTATCCGGGCTGGGAGGTTCGCGATGGCTACCGAAACCGGTTCTCGGTTGAGTTGTCAGATGGCGTGAAAATTTTTCGTGTGCCGCTGCTGCTGCGTAGCCGTATGCGTGGAATTTGGAGGCTGCTCGCGCCTTTGAGTTTTGCGCTGACGTCGGCGCCTCTCATCTTTGGGCTTATCTTACATCGACGGCCCAACACGGTGCTCAGCGTTGAGCCAACTCTGTTCGCGGCACCGGTTGCGCTACTTGCAGCTAAACTCGTCGGCGCGACAACGGTGCTTCATGTTCAGGATCTGGAAGTCGACGCCGCTTTTGCTGTCGGACATCTGGGTTCTAAAACATGGCTCAAGCGGCTTGGCGCTCTTTTCGAGCGCTTCACCATGAAGCGGTTTGATAAAATAGTCACGATATCAAATCGCATGGCTGAAAGGATCGTTGAAAAAGGCGTTCCAGAAGAAAGGGTTTGCATCGTTCGCAACTGGGTGGATCTCACGCATATCTACCCCTTGGAGACGACAAGTACCTACAGGCAGGAGCTTGGCTTCTCAGAGAACGACTTTGTCGTCCTTTACTCCGGAAATATCGGTGCAAAGCAAGGCTTGAATGTACTGCTCGATGCTGCCGTCCGCTTGAAGAGCGAGCGTAGTATCCATTTCGTCATTGCCGGGGAGGGGCCGTCGAAAGCAGAATTGCAAGCGCAATACGGCCACCTAGAGCGCGTGCACTTTCTGCCCTTCCAGCCATATGCTCGATTCAACGAGTTTCTCAACATGCCGGATCTTCATGCGCTGCCGCAAGACCGGGGAGCCGCAGATCTGGTTTTGCCCTCCAAACTTGGTGGCATGCTCGCAAGCGGCAAACGCATTGTGGTGACCGCAGATAAGGGGACGGAGTTGGCAGATTTCGTTGAAGACGCTGCAATTATCGCGCCACCAGGTGATGTTGAGGCTCTTGCTGACGTGATCCGTATTGCGGCATCCGAAATCGCAACTGGGCCGATGCCTGCACAGATGGAGCGCGTTCGTGTTCTATCAAGAGACGACGGACTTTCGCGCCTCTCAGATACGTTGCTAATGCCGCGGAGCGAGTTGGCGTGAGTACAAGTCGGCGCGTTATATCGGGAACAATTGCTAACTCCGCAGGCATTGGGCTGAATGCTCTACTGCAGATCGTTTCCATTCCTGTACTGGTATCGTCTTGGGGGGAGCAACGATTTGGGGTGTGGATGATGCTGACCACTATACCAACCTATTTCGCGCTGACTGATTTGGGTTTCGTGCAGGCCGCCACAAGTGAGATGACGATGCAGGTCGCGAGCGGTCAGCGTGACAAGGCTCTTTCGACCTTTCAGAGTTCGTCCGTCCTCATCTTCGTTATGT
Protein-coding sequences here:
- a CDS encoding GDP-L-fucose synthase yields the protein MAAYDLKGKKVYVAGHRGMVGSAIVRRLAAEACTVLTATRAELDLTRQEQVEAWMERNRPDAVFLAAAKVGGIFANDTYPADFLYENMVLEANIIHAAHKVDVEKLLFLGSSCIYPKFADQPIVEESLLTGELEPTNEWYAIAKIAGIKLCQAYRKQHGNDFISAMPTNLYGPGDNFDLKSSHVMPALIRKAHDAKMSGAESVTVWGTGTPRREFLHVDDCAEACVHLMKVYSDFSHVNVGSGSDVTILELTEMVCRAVGFAGKIVHDLSKPDGTPRKLMSGAKLQGLGWTPKIALEDGIAATYQAFVDGNFAERQHVSAA
- a CDS encoding WcaI family glycosyltransferase; translation: MSNAVAGSLTTSVISKDGKTRRNDRKIVVYGMNYAPEIAGVGKYTGEIGAHLAAEGCDVTVVTTPPHYPGWEVRDGYRNRFSVELSDGVKIFRVPLLLRSRMRGIWRLLAPLSFALTSAPLIFGLILHRRPNTVLSVEPTLFAAPVALLAAKLVGATTVLHVQDLEVDAAFAVGHLGSKTWLKRLGALFERFTMKRFDKIVTISNRMAERIVEKGVPEERVCIVRNWVDLTHIYPLETTSTYRQELGFSENDFVVLYSGNIGAKQGLNVLLDAAVRLKSERSIHFVIAGEGPSKAELQAQYGHLERVHFLPFQPYARFNEFLNMPDLHALPQDRGAADLVLPSKLGGMLASGKRIVVTADKGTELADFVEDAAIIAPPGDVEALADVIRIAASEIATGPMPAQMERVRVLSRDDGLSRLSDTLLMPRSELA